A DNA window from Peptostreptococcaceae bacterium contains the following coding sequences:
- the rpoN gene encoding RNA polymerase factor sigma-54 produces MKMSYNLNLSQTQKLVMTPELKQAIEILQYNSVELNEFIRQELLSNPLLENPKNDETDDEKKVEESEPTEKESNNIDWKEYFSDFERTKIRNNFKEEKEEVLFQNFVTNETTLTEHLLFQLKFTLLDKAEKIVAEYIIENLDSNGYYQLTDDEIKEKFGIDDSELEKILDVIHDFDPLGVCARNLRECLLLQLERRRIEYPVAEQIISLHLDDLASNRILQIAKATNFSKEEIQEAADFIKTLEPKPGREFASMKGVKYIIPDIAVEKIEGEYVIKINDITAPRLTISNYYKKLLSSGNIENNASSYINEKLNAAVRIIKSIEQRRNTIARVVSSIIEFQYDFFENGKAYLKPLTLKNVAEQVEVHESTVSRAINGKYMQCPRGIFELKFFFQSGVLSNAGEGVSSASIQSMIKDIIERENPNKPHSDQFITEELINRGIKISRRTVAKYRDELKIPSSSRRKRY; encoded by the coding sequence ATGAAAATGTCCTATAATTTAAACTTGTCGCAAACTCAAAAATTGGTTATGACACCGGAACTTAAGCAGGCCATCGAAATACTGCAATATAATTCGGTGGAGCTTAATGAGTTCATAAGACAGGAATTATTAAGCAATCCCTTGCTTGAAAATCCAAAAAATGACGAAACTGACGATGAAAAAAAAGTGGAAGAATCAGAGCCAACTGAAAAGGAATCAAACAATATAGATTGGAAAGAATATTTTTCGGACTTTGAACGAACCAAAATCAGAAATAATTTCAAAGAAGAAAAAGAAGAGGTTCTTTTCCAAAATTTCGTAACGAATGAAACAACTCTAACAGAACACCTTTTGTTTCAACTGAAATTCACACTTCTTGACAAAGCGGAAAAGATAGTAGCAGAGTATATAATAGAAAACCTGGATAGTAACGGGTATTATCAGCTTACGGATGATGAAATAAAGGAAAAATTTGGAATTGATGATTCTGAACTTGAAAAGATTCTTGATGTGATTCATGACTTCGATCCTTTGGGAGTATGCGCTAGAAACTTGAGGGAGTGCCTGCTTCTTCAACTTGAGAGAAGAAGGATAGAATATCCCGTTGCAGAGCAGATTATAAGTTTACATTTGGATGATTTAGCTTCAAACAGGATACTTCAAATTGCAAAAGCTACAAATTTTTCGAAAGAAGAAATACAAGAAGCGGCTGATTTTATAAAAACACTTGAACCTAAACCGGGCAGGGAGTTTGCGTCGATGAAGGGCGTGAAATACATCATACCGGATATAGCCGTTGAGAAGATAGAGGGCGAGTATGTTATAAAGATAAATGATATAACAGCACCGAGACTTACAATAAGCAATTACTATAAAAAACTTCTATCAAGCGGAAATATAGAAAACAATGCATCGTCATATATAAACGAAAAGCTTAACGCGGCTGTGCGTATTATTAAAAGCATAGAGCAAAGAAGAAATACAATAGCGAGAGTTGTAAGTTCTATAATCGAATTCCAATATGATTTTTTTGAAAATGGCAAAGCCTATCTGAAACCATTGACTTTGAAAAATGTTGCCGAGCAGGTAGAGGTTCATGAATCAACTGTAAGTAGGGCTATCAATGGGAAATACATGCAGTGCCCTAGGGGGATTTTCGAATTGAAGTTTTTTTTTCAGAGCGGAGTTTTGAGCAACGCGGGAGAAGGAGTATCTTCCGCTAGCATACAATCTATGATAAAAGATATAATTGAAAGAGAAAACCCTAATAAGCCTCACAGTGATCAATTTATAACCGAGGAATTGATTAATCGAGGCATCAAAATTTCGAGAAGAACTGTTGCAAAGTATAGAGATGAGCTTAAAATACCTTCTTCTTCAAGAAGAAAGAGATACTAA